A segment of the Streptomyces sp. XD-27 genome:
TCCTCGGGCGCCAGCCGGACCGGGGTCTCCTCGGACCACGGGACGGCGAGGGTGTTCTCCAGGCCGAGCACCTCGCCGACGCCCCGGCCGCTCTCGAACGCGGTGAGCAGGTCGGCGATGCCGCCCAGGGTGTGGCCCCGCTCCAGCAGCCCGGCGATGGTGCGCAGCCGGGCCAGATGGTGGTCGTTGTACCAGGCGATCCGGCCCTCGCGGCGCGGGGGCGGGATGAGTTTGCGTTCCCGGTAGAAGCGCAGGGTGCGGACGGTGATGCCGGCCTCCTTGGCCAGCTCCGCCATCCGGTATTCGCGCCCCTGTTCGCTCTTCACCACAGCAGCCAGCCTATGCGCGGCGACGTCCTGTGCGCGGCAAAAGCCGCTACCTACGTGCGGCGACGGCCTGCGCCTCGGCGCGGCGAAAGCCTGCGCCTCGGTGCGGCCTCGGTGCGGCGAAAGCCTCCGCGCAACTTCCGCCGTACGGCCCCTACCGCTCGGTAGATCCCTGTCCTACGCTGCAACTGTGCCAGTGATTACTGGCGCGATTACGCTGTTGACGGCTTCAACGACTCGGGAGGCGGAGCCATGGCGGGGCTGACGCGTGAGCACGTACGGGTGGCGGTGATCGGTTCCGGATTCGGCGGCCTGGGCGCCGCCGTACGGCTCCGCCGCGAGGGCGTCACCGACTTCGTGGTGCTGGAGAGGGCCGGCTCCGTCGGCGGCACCTGGCGGGACAACACCTATCCGGGGTGCGCCTGCGACGTCCCCTCCCACCTGTACTCGTTCTCCTTCGCGCCCAACCCCCGGTGGCCGCGGAACTTCTCCGGGCAGCCGCACATCCGCGCCTACCTGGAGCACGTCACCGACACCTTCGGACTCCGCCCGCACATCCGCTTCGACTCCGAGGTCCGGGCCCTGCGCTGGGACACCGGCGCGCTGCGCTGGGAGATCGACACCGCCCGGGGGGCGCTCACCGCCGACCTGGTGGTCGCCGCCGCCGGTCCGCTGTCCGACCCCAAGGTCCCGGACATCCAGGGCCTGGACACCTTCCCCGGCAAGGTCTTCCACTCCGCCCGCTGGGACCACGACTACGACCTGCGCGGCAAGCGGGTCGCGGTGGTCGGCACCGGCGCCTCCGCGATCCAGATCGTCCCGGCCATCCAGCCCCAGGTGGCCAGGCTCACCCTCTTCCAGCGGACCCCGCCGTGGGTGTTGCCCCGCGTGGACCGCGACATCAGCGGTGCGGAGAAGTGGCTGCACGACAAGGTCCCGGCGACCCGGGCGCTGCGCCGCGGGGTGCTGTGGGGCCTGCGGGAGCTCCAGGTCGGCGCGTTCACCAAGCGGCCGGACCAGCTCGGCCTGGTGGAGAGGTTCGCCCTGCGGCATCTGAAACGGGCCGTCAAGGACCCGGCGCTGCGGGCCAGGCTGACGCCCTCCTACCGCATCGGCTGCAAGCGCATCCTGCTGTCCAACGACTACTACCCGGCGCTCGCCCGCCCCACCACCGACGTCATCGCCTCCGGGCTGAGCGAGGTGCGCGGCTCCACGCTCGTCGCGGCCGACGGCACGCGGGCCGAGGTCGACGCGATCATCTTCGGCACCGGCTTCCACGTCACCGACATGCCGATAGCCCAACGGGTCACCGGGGCGGACGGGATCACGCTCGCGGAGGCGTGGCGGGACGGCATGGCCGCGCTGCGCGGCGCCAGCGCGGCGGGCTTCCCCAACTTCATGACGATCATCGGGCCCAACACCGGACTGGGGAACAGCTCGATGATCCTCATGATCGAGTCCCAGCTGAACTACCTGGCCGACTACGTCAGGCAGCTCGACCTGCTGGACGACGGGGAGGGCAGGGTCGCGCTGGACGCCCGGCCCTCGGCGGTGCGCGCCTACAACGACCGGCTCCAGGAGCGGTTGCGGCACACCGTATGGAACACCGGCTGCACGAGCTGGTACCTGGACGCAAACGGCCGCAACACCACCGCCTGGCCCGGCACCACCGGCGAGTTCCGCAGGATCACCCGGCGGGTGGACCTGGCCGAGTACGAGGTGCTGCGCGTCCCGGCCCCCCGGCGGGCGCCGGAGTCATCCCCGCCCGGTCCCGCCGCCGTACCCGCCCAGTCCCAGGGTTCGTCGGAGGTGGCGGCATGAGCGGGCGCCCCGCACGGCGGCTGTCCGGGCCGTACGCGCCCCCGGTCCCGGTCCGCGAACTGACCGTCACCTCCGCCGACGGCGCCCGGCTGTACGCGCAGGCGCACGGCCCGGACGGCGCGCCCGCCGTCGTCCTCGCGCACGGCTGGACCTGCTCCACCGCCTTCTGGGCGCCGGTGGTCCACCGGTTGGCGGAGGACCACCGGGTGATCGTCTACGACCAGCGCGGGCACGGCCGCAGCCCGGCCGCCCGCCCCGGCGGATGCGGCACCGGCGCTCTCGCCGACGACCTGGTGGCGGTCCTGGAGACGACCCTCGCCGACGGGGAGCGGGCCGTGCTCGCCGGGCACTCCATGGGCGGCATGGCCCTGATGGCCGCCGCCGACCGGCCGAGGGTGCGGGCGCACGCCGCCGCCGCGCTGCTGTGCAGCACCGGCAGCTCCGCGCTGATCGCGCGCGCCGAGGTGCTGCCGCTGCCCGCGGGTCGGGTCCGCACGTTGTTGACCCGTACGCTCCTCGGCTCACGGGCCCCGCTCGGCCCCGTCACGCCGTTCGCCAAGGCCGTGCTGCGGTACGCCACCATGGGCCGCGGCGCGGCGCCGGTGATGATCGAGGCGGGCGCGCGGATCGTGCACGCCTGCCCGCGCCGGGTGCGCGCCGACTGGGGCGCGGTCCTCGCCGAACTCGACCTCGACGCCGGGGTGGCGAACATGACGATGCCGACCGCGGTGCTCCAGGGCACCGTCGACCGGCTCACGCCCATCGGGCACGCGCGGCGCATCGCGGCCCGGCTGCCCGAGTGCGTGGGCCTGACCGAACTGCACGGGCTGGGCCACATGACGCCGTTGGAAGACCCGGTCGCGGTCGCCGACCGGATCCGGGAGCTCGTCACGGCGTATGTCACGGCGCGGCCCGCCGGGCCGGCGGGCGAACCGGGAGACGGGCTGACGGACGGACCGACAGACGGATCGACGGACAGACCGACGGACGCCCCGGCGGACGCATCGAACGACGACGCGAAGGAGCGGACTGCATGAGCGCACGCAGAGGCCTGGAGGGCCAGGTGGCCGTCGTCACCGGCGCGGCACGGGGTGTCGGCGAGCTGCTGGCCCGCAAGCTCTCGGCGCGCGGCGCCAGGATCGCCCTGGTCGGCCTGGAGCCCGAGGCGCTCAAGGAGGTCTCGCAGCGGCTGCACACCGAGTCCGCGTACTGGCACGCCGATGTCACCGACCACACGGCCATGGCCCGCGTCGCCAAGGAGGTCGAGGCGCACTTCGGCCAGGTGGACGTCGTCGTCGCCAACGCCGGGGTCGCCACGGGTGGCCCGTTCATCGACTCCGACCCGCAGTCCTGGCGCCGGGTGATCGAGGTCAACCTGATCGGCGGCGCGGTCACCGGCCGGGCCTTCCTGCCCGCCCTCGTCGCCTCCCGCGGCTACTTCCTGCAGATCGCCTCCCTCGCCGCGATCACCCCGGCCCCGATGATGAGCGCGTACTGCGCCTCCAAGTCGGGCGTGGAGGCGTTCGCGCACTGCCTGCGCGCCGAAGTGGGCCACACGGGCGTACGCGTCGGGGTCGGCTATCTGAGCTGGACCGACACCGACATGGTGCGCGGCGCGGACCAGCACGAGGTGATGCGCGAGCTGCGGCAGCAGGCGCCCTGGCCGACCAACCGCACCTACCCGCTCGGCCCGGCGGTCGACCGGCTCGTCGCGGGCATCGAGCGGCGCTCGCCGCACGTGTACGCGCAGTGGTGGCTGCGCGGCATGCAGTCGGTGCGCGGGTACCTGCCGGCGGTCATAGCGCTGGGCGGCCGGCGGCAGATGCGGCGCTTCGCACCGCGGCTGGGCGAGGTGTCCACCGGACTGGTCGGCGCGGGCGGCATGGCCGACGAGCAGGCGCGTACGGCCGACGAGCAGGCAGGAACGGGCGACGAGCAGGCGTGTACGCCGAGTGGCTGACCGAAATGCGGAGTGTGTCCGGTCGTGCCAGGCTAAGGGAGGCCCTACCCCGATCACCCGATGAGGAGCGACCCTGATGGGCATGAAGGACAAGGCGCAGCAGGCCGGGCAGAAGGCGAAGGAAGCCGGCGAGCAGGCCAAGCGGCGCGCCCAGCAGACCAAGGACGAGTCGCGCCAGCGGGGTCAGCAGGTGCGGGAGGACATGGAGGAGCGCGGCCAGCAGTCGCGGCAGGGGCAGGACCCGCACCAGGAGGAGCTCGACATCTGAGCGGGCCTTTCGGCACAGGGGCCGTGGTGACACCGGCCGCCTGACGCGCATCCCCTTGCGCGTGGAAAGGGGGCGCACCTCGGAGCGCGAGGGTGCGCCCCCTTTCACCCGTCCGGTCGCTCTTTTGCCTGCCTGTTCTTCCGCGTGCCGGAAGTCGACGTCCGCCGGTCATCCCCCGTTGCCGGTCATCCTCCGGGGCTGGTCATCCTCCGTTGCGGGGCGGCAGCTTCGGGCGGCGCCGGTCGGGGACGGCGGAGTAGTCCGGCGGCTCGGCGGCGCCGTGCCGGTCCAGCAGGTCCAGTGCGACCCGTACCGCGTCGTCCATCTGCCGGTGCCGGCCCTCCGCCCAGTCCAGCGGGGTGCGCTCGACCTCGATGTCCGGCTCGACGCCGTGGTTCTCCACACCCCAGCCGTACGCGTCGAACCACGCCGCGTTCATCGGCACCGTGATGGACGTACCGTCGATCAGCCGGTGCCGGCCGGTCATCCCGACCACCCCGCCCCAGGTGCGCAGCCCCACCACCGGGCCGATGCCCAGCACCCGGAACGCGGCGGTGATCATGTCGCCGTCGGAGGAGGTCATCTCGTCCGCGATGGCGACGATCGGGCCGCGCGGCGCGTTGCTGGTGTACGACACCGGCTGGGCGTTGCGGGTGAGGTCCCAGCCCATGACGGTCCGGGTCAGCTTCTCCACCACCAGCTCGCTGATGTTGCCGCCCGCGTTGCCGCGTACGTCCACGATCAGGGCGGGCAGCGACATCTCCCGGCGCAGGTCACGGTTGAACTGGGCCCAACCCGAGCCGCCCATGTCGGGGATGTGCAGATAGCCGCACTTGCCGCCGCTCAACTCCCGGACGACCTCGCGCCGCTTGGCCACCCAGTACTGGTAGCGCAGCGGCCGGTCGTCGATCAGCGGGACGATGGCGACGCGGCGCGGATGGCCCGCCTGCTCGAAGGTCAGCTCCACCGTCGTCCCGCCCGCCGCGGCCAGCAGCGGATACGGGCCGGTCACCGGGTCCACCGGCCGTCCGTCGACGTGGCTGAGGATCGCGTCCTCCCGGATGCCGGCACCGGCCAGCGGGGAGCGGGCGCGCGAGTCGGAGGACTCGCCGGGCAGGATCCGGGCCACGGACCAGGCGCCCTCCTTGGTCCGTACGAAGTTGGCGCCGAGCAGGCCCATGGGCCGCTGGTAGTGGCGGGGGCCCTCGTTGCGGCGGGCCACGCCGACGTACGCGTGCGAGGTGCCGAGTTCGCCGAGCACCTCGCGCAGCAGGTCGGCGAACTCGTCGGGGGAGGCGACCCGTTCCACGAGCGGGCGGTACTGGTCCAGCACGCCGTCCCAGTCGACGCCGCCCATGCCCGGTTCCCAGAAGTACGCGCGCACGATCCGGCCCGCCTCGTCGTACGCCTGCCGCCACTCCGCGGCCGGGTCGACCTCGTGCAGGATGCGCCGCATGTCGATGTAGACGGTGGAGTCGGAGTCGCCGGACTCGGTGGCGGGCACGGCCCGCAGCTCTCCCTCGTCGTTGGCCACCAGCCGGGTCCCGTCGCCGCTGACCGCGAACCAGTCGATGTCGCTGGTGAGTTCGGTGCGCTTGGCCTTGACCAGGTCGAAGTGCTCCAGGGTGGGACGCCCCGAGGTCTCGGCGGGGTTGGCGAACGTCTCGCCGAGCGCGCCGGAGATCGGCCAACGCAACCAGACCAGGCCGCCGCCGCTGACGGGGTGCAGCGCGGAGTACTTGGAGGCGGCGACCGGGAACACCGTCACCCGGCTCTCCAGCCCCTCCACCTCGACCGTCACATGCCCCTCCACGGGCCCTTCGCCCTCCCCCTCGGCCTCCACCGCCGGGGCGCCCCAGTCGTCGGGGTCGAGGCCGCCCGCCGCCGGGCGGCCCTCGGGGGAGAGCGCGAACGGCGAGGGGGTGGCCGAGGACAGCGGAACCAGATACGGGCGGCAGCCCAGCGGGAAGGACAGGTCGCCGGTGTGCACGTCGTAGACGGGGTCGAAGCCGCGCCAGGAGAGGAAGGCGAGGTAGCGGCCGTCGCGGGTGAACACCGGCTGCTCGTCCTCGAACCGCCCGTTGGTCACGTCCACGATCGTCCGGTCCTTGAGCCGCGCGATCTTGATCTGCCGCAGCGAGCGCCCGATACCGGGGTGCGACCAGGCCAGCCACCCGGAGTCGGGCGAGAACGCGAGATCGCGGACGGGGCCGTTGGCGGACCGGATCAACTCGGTGACGCCGTCGCCGCCGTTGCCGCCTTCGGTGGCGGGCGCCCCTGCCGGGGACGCCCCCGGCTCGGATGCGGCCGGCTCAGACGTGGCTGGTTCGGGTGCGGCTGCTTGGGGAGCGGCTGGTTCGGGCGCCCCGGCCTCGGGAGTGCCTGGTTCCGGAGCGCCCGGTTCCGGGGCCTCCGGCCCCGGCGTTCCCGGTTCGGGGGCGGCCGGGCCGGATGGGGCCGGGGTGGGCTCGGGGGATGGTTGCTCTTCCTCCTCGTCGACCGCGACCAGCAGCAGCCGTCCGTCGTCGGCCGCGACCGCCAGCCGCCGCCCGTCCGGGGACGCCACCAGCTCGTGGACGCGCCCGAGCCGGCCGACGGCCAGCCGCCGGGGCTCCCGGGGGCCGCTCGCCCGCGGCAGGTACGCGATCTCGATGGCGTCCTCGCCCGCCGCGTCCGTGACGTAGGCGACGCGGCCGCTCGCGCCCAGCATCTCCGGCAGCCGGATCCGTACGCCCGGGGTGTCGACGAGGGCCCTGGCCGGGCCGTCGCGGTGGGTCAGCCAGTAGAGGCTGCCGCGTACGCAGACCGCGCTGGCGCGGCCCGTGGCGTCCACCGACAGCGAGTCGACGTTCCCGGCGGCGGGGACCTGGTAGGTCCGCCGGCCGGCGCGCGGGCCGCCGAGGGCGATGTCCAGGCGGCGCGGGACGCCGTC
Coding sequences within it:
- a CDS encoding alpha/beta fold hydrolase produces the protein MSGRPARRLSGPYAPPVPVRELTVTSADGARLYAQAHGPDGAPAVVLAHGWTCSTAFWAPVVHRLAEDHRVIVYDQRGHGRSPAARPGGCGTGALADDLVAVLETTLADGERAVLAGHSMGGMALMAAADRPRVRAHAAAALLCSTGSSALIARAEVLPLPAGRVRTLLTRTLLGSRAPLGPVTPFAKAVLRYATMGRGAAPVMIEAGARIVHACPRRVRADWGAVLAELDLDAGVANMTMPTAVLQGTVDRLTPIGHARRIAARLPECVGLTELHGLGHMTPLEDPVAVADRIRELVTAYVTARPAGPAGEPGDGLTDGPTDGSTDRPTDAPADASNDDAKERTA
- a CDS encoding SDR family oxidoreductase; this encodes MSARRGLEGQVAVVTGAARGVGELLARKLSARGARIALVGLEPEALKEVSQRLHTESAYWHADVTDHTAMARVAKEVEAHFGQVDVVVANAGVATGGPFIDSDPQSWRRVIEVNLIGGAVTGRAFLPALVASRGYFLQIASLAAITPAPMMSAYCASKSGVEAFAHCLRAEVGHTGVRVGVGYLSWTDTDMVRGADQHEVMRELRQQAPWPTNRTYPLGPAVDRLVAGIERRSPHVYAQWWLRGMQSVRGYLPAVIALGGRRQMRRFAPRLGEVSTGLVGAGGMADEQARTADEQAGTGDEQACTPSG
- a CDS encoding NAD(P)/FAD-dependent oxidoreductase; amino-acid sequence: MAGLTREHVRVAVIGSGFGGLGAAVRLRREGVTDFVVLERAGSVGGTWRDNTYPGCACDVPSHLYSFSFAPNPRWPRNFSGQPHIRAYLEHVTDTFGLRPHIRFDSEVRALRWDTGALRWEIDTARGALTADLVVAAAGPLSDPKVPDIQGLDTFPGKVFHSARWDHDYDLRGKRVAVVGTGASAIQIVPAIQPQVARLTLFQRTPPWVLPRVDRDISGAEKWLHDKVPATRALRRGVLWGLRELQVGAFTKRPDQLGLVERFALRHLKRAVKDPALRARLTPSYRIGCKRILLSNDYYPALARPTTDVIASGLSEVRGSTLVAADGTRAEVDAIIFGTGFHVTDMPIAQRVTGADGITLAEAWRDGMAALRGASAAGFPNFMTIIGPNTGLGNSSMILMIESQLNYLADYVRQLDLLDDGEGRVALDARPSAVRAYNDRLQERLRHTVWNTGCTSWYLDANGRNTTAWPGTTGEFRRITRRVDLAEYEVLRVPAPRRAPESSPPGPAAVPAQSQGSSEVAA
- a CDS encoding S41 family peptidase, which codes for MSAYLRFPHLHGDLLCFAAEDDLWVAPLAASGAVSGRAWRLTVDRTRVGHPRFSPDGSQIAFTTWRSLDPEIHLVPVEGGQARRLTYWGSTDARVCGWTPPENGVSHILAVSSHAQPFSYFSWAYKVATDGSPGGRLPWGPVSDIAVADVDGEHKTLLLTGKPPHEPASWKRYRGGAMGRMWLHGTRLLPDLHGHLDAPMFVGDRIAFLSDHEGVGNLYSCLPDGSDLRRHSDHDDFYARHAAGDGSRVVYQCAGELWLVDDLSPDGVPRRLDIALGGPRAGRRTYQVPAAGNVDSLSVDATGRASAVCVRGSLYWLTHRDGPARALVDTPGVRIRLPEMLGASGRVAYVTDAAGEDAIEIAYLPRASGPREPRRLAVGRLGRVHELVASPDGRRLAVAADDGRLLLVAVDEEEEQPSPEPTPAPSGPAAPEPGTPGPEAPEPGAPEPGTPEAGAPEPAAPQAAAPEPATSEPAASEPGASPAGAPATEGGNGGDGVTELIRSANGPVRDLAFSPDSGWLAWSHPGIGRSLRQIKIARLKDRTIVDVTNGRFEDEQPVFTRDGRYLAFLSWRGFDPVYDVHTGDLSFPLGCRPYLVPLSSATPSPFALSPEGRPAAGGLDPDDWGAPAVEAEGEGEGPVEGHVTVEVEGLESRVTVFPVAASKYSALHPVSGGGLVWLRWPISGALGETFANPAETSGRPTLEHFDLVKAKRTELTSDIDWFAVSGDGTRLVANDEGELRAVPATESGDSDSTVYIDMRRILHEVDPAAEWRQAYDEAGRIVRAYFWEPGMGGVDWDGVLDQYRPLVERVASPDEFADLLREVLGELGTSHAYVGVARRNEGPRHYQRPMGLLGANFVRTKEGAWSVARILPGESSDSRARSPLAGAGIREDAILSHVDGRPVDPVTGPYPLLAAAGGTTVELTFEQAGHPRRVAIVPLIDDRPLRYQYWVAKRREVVRELSGGKCGYLHIPDMGGSGWAQFNRDLRREMSLPALIVDVRGNAGGNISELVVEKLTRTVMGWDLTRNAQPVSYTSNAPRGPIVAIADEMTSSDGDMITAAFRVLGIGPVVGLRTWGGVVGMTGRHRLIDGTSITVPMNAAWFDAYGWGVENHGVEPDIEVERTPLDWAEGRHRQMDDAVRVALDLLDRHGAAEPPDYSAVPDRRRPKLPPRNGG